AGGCTCAAGTCTGTCGCTAGAGCGGCCGATAGTCTGTACAGATCGTTATTGTGGGTTGTGTTCATGAGTCGTCCCCTTGCCACCGCTACACGTCCGCAACTGGCCTTGCAGTCCTACCTGGACGGCTTGCTGCAGGATGCTGCGAACGAGCTGGCCGATAGTCTTGAGGCGGATGACTTCAGCGTCGACAGCATCAGCTTGGATGAGTTTGAGGCCGCTGTGCTGGAAGAGCAGGTGCGTGATGCGCGCATCATTCAGCAGGTCCCTGTCGCCAAACCGGTGATTGAGCTGGCGCCACGCCCGCTGGTGTTGCCGACCATTGAAATGCCTTTGCCTGTGGTTGAGACGCCAGAACCGGTGCCAGTCGTAGTGGCTGAAAACCCGGTGAGTGAAGCTGCGCAGGTCGTACCTGATGCTTTGGTGCTACCTGAGCAGGTGCAGCAAGGGCGGCCCGAGTGGGCCGAAGGGCCATTCGAATGCCTGCTCTTTGATGTGGCCGGGTTGACCTTGGCGGTTCCTCTGGTATGCCTGGGCTCGATCTACCCTCTGCAAGGCCAGGAGCTCACACCATTATTTGGCCAGCCAGACTGGTTTCTCGGCATACTGCCGTGCCAGGCCGGCAATCTGAAGGTGCTGGACACCGCGCGCTGGGTGATGCCGGATCGTTACCGCGATGACTTTCGCGAAGGTCTGCAGTATGTAATTTCTGTTGAGGGCTATGAGTGGGGGCTGGCAGTGCATCAGGTCAGTCGCTCGATTCGTCTTGATCCCAACGAGGTCAAATGGCGTAGTCAGCGCACTCAGCGTCCTTGGCTGGCGGGTACGGTTATCGAACATATGTGCGCTTTGCTGGATATCGCATCTCTGGCTGAGCTGATCGCCAGTGGTGCGGCC
This DNA window, taken from Pseudomonas sp. SG20056, encodes the following:
- a CDS encoding CheW domain-containing protein, whose protein sequence is MSRPLATATRPQLALQSYLDGLLQDAANELADSLEADDFSVDSISLDEFEAAVLEEQVRDARIIQQVPVAKPVIELAPRPLVLPTIEMPLPVVETPEPVPVVVAENPVSEAAQVVPDALVLPEQVQQGRPEWAEGPFECLLFDVAGLTLAVPLVCLGSIYPLQGQELTPLFGQPDWFLGILPCQAGNLKVLDTARWVMPDRYRDDFREGLQYVISVEGYEWGLAVHQVSRSIRLDPNEVKWRSQRTQRPWLAGTVIEHMCALLDIASLAELIASGAAKRMAANRVH